A stretch of the Nematostella vectensis chromosome 1, jaNemVect1.1, whole genome shotgun sequence genome encodes the following:
- the LOC116617578 gene encoding mucin-12, with protein MFNATSNCSLPQRDLCSNTAHLVYVVLIGSSTLMVNILVVVVTCLIWTQNSSPDMILIFNMSASSLVMLVALPLHHFTITNVDQYLSCDSSIYHIYRLKYAVHYGANFATLLTLVAIGYDRLEALTKFPGQRKLTVSRACMVVASAWGVAVILAAFLFYWPLELQCDRFCFKPDLTLVSEGSDDAASSLPRIIIISVVIALCAGLTVTSLLRATWVVRAHRQQIEAMYGVVRAQAEVDFTKVCCGIGLTYVMTWLPSGITIIARSLSPSATILCINLWANSLAFSSALLITLIYIRLDKRLWAVIKARVHTAPTIEEEGSSTHSRETGQTTEINASHSRETGQTTENNASHSREPGQTTEINAPHSRETGQTTEINASHSRETGQTTEINASHSREPGQTTEINASHSREPGQTTENNASHSREPGQTTEINASHSRETGQTTEINASHSRETGQTTEINASHSRKTGQTTEINASHSWETGQTTEINASHSRETGQTTEINALHSREPGQTTETNALRSGEPGQTTETNASHSRETGQTTEINALHSGEPGQTTEINASHSRKTGQTTEINALHSGEPGQTTEINASHSRETGQTTEINALHSGEPGQTTEINASHSRETGQTTEINALHSGEPGQTTEINASHSRETGQTTEINALHSGEPGQTTEINASHSRETGQTTEINALHSGEPGQTTETNALHSGEPGQTTEINALHSGEPGQTTEINASHSRETGQTTEINALHSGEPGQTTEINAETSF; from the coding sequence ATGTTCAACGCGACGTCAAACTGTTCTCTCCCTCAGCGAGACCTCTGTTCAAACACTGCGCACCTTGTGTATGTCGTGCTCATCGGATCGAGCACTCTGATGGTCAACATTTTGGTTGTCGTAGTTACATGCCTTATCTGGACGCAGAACAGTTCACCCGACATGATCTTGATTTTTAACATGTCAGCGTCTAGCCTTGTAATGTTAGTTGCGCTGCCGTTACATCACTTTACTATAACCAATGTGGACCAGTATTTAAGTTGCGACAGCTCAATTTATCATATCTATAGATTAAAGTACGCTGTTCACTACGGTGCGAACTTTGCGACTCTCCTGACGCTGGTTGCCATAGGCTACGATCGACTAGAGGCCCTCACCAAGTTTCCCGGGCAGAGAAAGCTGACAGTTAGTCGCGCATGCATGGTTGTTGCGAGTGCGTGGGGCGTGGCCGTAATATTAGCAGCATTCTTATTTTATTGGCCTCTTGAACTTCAGTGCGATCGATTTTGTTTCAAGCCGGACTTGACACTTGTTTCTGAGGGTAGCGATGACGCTGCTTCTAGCCTTCCTAGaatcattattatttctgTCGTCATCGCTCTTTGCGCTGGATTAACAGTGACAAGCCTGCTAAGGGCAACCTGGGTTGTACGCGCACATCGACAACAGATCGAGGCCATGTACGGGGTAGTACGAGCGCAAGCCGAGGTCGACTTCACCAAAGTATGCTGTGGGATAGGACTGACTTATGTCATGACATGGCTACCATCCGGGATCACCATTATTGCCCGGTCTTTGAGCCCAAGTGCCACCATATTGTGTATTAACCTCTGGGCGAACTCTCTCGCCTTCAGCAGCGCGCTCCTTATTAcccttatttacatcagattGGATAAGCGTCTTTGGGCGGTTATAAAGGCTAGAGTTCACACAGCGCCCACAATAGAAGAAGAAGGAAGTAGTACACACTCAAGGGAGACTGGTCAGACCACGGAAATCAACGCTTCACACTCAAGGGAGACTGGTCAGACCACGGAAAACAACGCTTCACACTCAAGGGAGCCTGGTCAGACCACGGAAATCAACGCTCCACACTCGAGGGAGACTGGTCAGACCACGGAAATCAACGCTTCACACTCAAGGGAGACTGGTCAGACCACGGAAATCAACGCTTCACACTCGAGGGAGCCTGGTCAGACCACGGAAATCAACGCTTCACACTCAAGGGAGCCTGGTCAGACCACGGAAAACAACGCTTCACACTCAAGGGAGCCTGGTCAGACTACGGAAATCAACGCTTCACACTCGAGGGAGACTGGTCAGACCACGGAAATCAACGCTTCACACTCGAGGGAGACTGGTCAGACCACGGAAATCAACGCTTCACACTCGAGGAAGACTGGTCAGACCACGGAAATCAACGCTTCACACTCGTGGGAGACTGGTCAGACCACGGAAATCAACGCTTCACACTCGAGGGAGACTGGTCAGACCACGGAAATCAACGCTTTACACTCGAGGGAGCCTGGTCAGACCACGGAAACCAACGCTTTACGCTCAGGGGAGCCTGGTCAGACCACGGAAACCAACGCTTCACACTCGAGGGAGACTGGTCAGACCACGGAAATCAACGCTTTACACTCAGGGGAGCCTGGTCAGACCACGGAGATCAACGCTTCACACTCAAGGAAGACTGGTCAGACCACGGAGATCAACGCTTTACACTCAGGGGAGCCTGGTCAGACCACGGAGATCAACGCTTCACACTCAAGGGAGACTGGTCAGACCACGGAAATCAACGCTTTACACTCAGGGGAGCCTGGTCAGACCACGGAGATCAACGCTTCACACTCAAGGGAGACTGGTCAGACCACGGAGATCAACGCTTTACACTCAGGGGAGCCTGGTCAGACCACGGAGATCAACGCTTCACACTCAAGGGAGACTGGTCAGACCACGGAAATCAACGCTTTACACTCAGGGGAGCCTGGTCAGACCACGGAGATCAACGCTTCACACTCAAGGGAGACTGGTCAGACCACGGAGATCAACGCTTTACACTCAGGGGAGCCTGGTCAGACCACGGAAACCAACGCTTTACACTCAGGGGAGCCTGGTCAGACCACGGAAATCAACGCTTTACACTCAGGGGAGCCTGGTCAGACCACGGAAATCAACGCTTCACACTCGAGGGAGACTGGTCAGACCACGGAGATCAACGCTTTACACTCAGGGGAGCCTGGTCAGACCACGGAGATCAACGCTGAGACAAGTTTCTAA